From Alkalilimnicola sp. S0819:
CCTGGAGGGGTTGCTCACCGCCGCCGGTCGCCACGAGGCCAAGGCGGGGGATTGGAGCAAGGTGGAGCAGGCCATCAACGATGTGCTCGCCGCCGTCACCCGCCTGGACGAGTCGGGCTTCCACGGGCCCTACGCCCTGGCGCTCTCGCCCAAGCTCTACAACAACCTTTTCCGCCGCTACGAGGGCAGCGACATGCTGCAGCTCGAGCATCTCAAGCGGCTGTGCGAGCTGGGCGTCTACAAGGCGCCCATCACCGGCGGCGTGCTGGTGGACGGCCGTGCCGGCCGGCTGATGATCGGCCAGGACATGGCCACCGGTTACGGCAGCAACGACGGCATCCACCACCAGCTGTTCGTCGCCGAGAGCCTGGTGCTGATGCTCGACGAGCCCAGCGCCATCTGTGCACTCGCCGACGGCAAGCGCTGAGGTGGAATCGCAGCGCCAGGCTCCGGCCCGGCGTGCGCTGCGTGGGGCGATTCGGTCGCTGTCGGCGGCGGGCTCCGCCTCGGACCCCGAGCTGGCACGACGCCAGCTGCACGCCTACCGGCGCTATCTGCAGGCCCTGGAGCGTGATTGGCGCGAGGTGCAACGCCCGCCCCCGGGCGTCGACATTGTCGAGCCCGAACAGCCCGCCGAGGGCCTCTACCGTCTGCCGGTGCTGGAACGGCGCCGGGTGGACGCGGATCTGTTCGTGCTGACCCTGCCCAGGCCCCGGGCCTTTCGCTTCCAGCCGGGGCAGCACGTCAAGCTCGGCCTGAACGGGCGGCGCCACAGCTATTCCATCGCCAGCGCGGCGGACGCCGACACCCTGGAATTCTTCATCGAGCGCCGCCCCGGGGGCGGGCTGTCCGAGCGCCTGAGCCGGGTGCGGGTCGGCGAGGCCGTGATCATGGCGGCTCGCGCCAGCGGCCGGCTGCGCCTGGACCCGGGCTACCGCCAGCACCTCATGCTCGCCACGGTGACCGGGGTCAGCCCGTTTCTCAGCATGCTGCGCAGCCGCCCGCAGGGCGCCCAGTCCCGTTTGTGGCTGTTACACGGTGCGAGCTACCGAGACCAGTTCGGCTTCGATGCCGAACTGGCGCAGCGAGCCGCGAGCGATCCCGCTTTCGACTACCTTCCCGCCGTCAGTCGCCCTGAAGAGGTGCGCAACGCAGGCTGGGCCGGGTTGCGGGGTCGCCTGGACGCGCTGCTGCCGCGCCTGCTCCGGGAGCGGGGCCTGTCGCCAGCGGATACCGCCATCTATGCCTGTGGGCATCCCGACATGGTGGATACCGTCAGCCGCCAACTCGCCGATAGCGGTTTCAGCCTGCAAACGGAGCGCTACTGACCGGCGCGACTGTCGCAGGGCCGTAGCGCCTGTAAGCCGTACGCAACGACTCTAGCGTCGCCCGCCCGCCAAGCCCTTGCCACGAAGCCTTGGGAAACAGCCACTTTGCCCGACCGACAGCGCTTGGCATGGAACCTGCGAGGGCTCAGAGGCGTTCAACCACTAAGGAGAAAGGCGATGAAAAAGCTCGTGATCGCAACCACGGCCCTGGGGCTGGTGCTCTCCGGCGCCGCCCTGGCACAGGACAGCTATAACGTCGCGCACAACAGTGTGGCGCTGTT
This genomic window contains:
- a CDS encoding family 1 encapsulin nanocompartment shell protein, whose amino-acid sequence is MHYLNRHSAPFPAEIWREIDAAVAAAASDLLTGRRFLDVEGPYGVGLTSVEIGADDFCRQPSADEAGAVVSRAVAVPMLRKSFGLSVRRLQGHLEMGLPMNFSPAEDAAEAVARREEEFIYYGNPDFGLEGLLTAAGRHEAKAGDWSKVEQAINDVLAAVTRLDESGFHGPYALALSPKLYNNLFRRYEGSDMLQLEHLKRLCELGVYKAPITGGVLVDGRAGRLMIGQDMATGYGSNDGIHHQLFVAESLVLMLDEPSAICALADGKR
- a CDS encoding FAD-binding oxidoreductase, giving the protein MESQRQAPARRALRGAIRSLSAAGSASDPELARRQLHAYRRYLQALERDWREVQRPPPGVDIVEPEQPAEGLYRLPVLERRRVDADLFVLTLPRPRAFRFQPGQHVKLGLNGRRHSYSIASAADADTLEFFIERRPGGGLSERLSRVRVGEAVIMAARASGRLRLDPGYRQHLMLATVTGVSPFLSMLRSRPQGAQSRLWLLHGASYRDQFGFDAELAQRAASDPAFDYLPAVSRPEEVRNAGWAGLRGRLDALLPRLLRERGLSPADTAIYACGHPDMVDTVSRQLADSGFSLQTERY